In one Nicotiana sylvestris chromosome 8, ASM39365v2, whole genome shotgun sequence genomic region, the following are encoded:
- the LOC104221407 gene encoding uncharacterized protein isoform X1: MEAFKTDKWEAKGTSTPSAQTPFGQRVTVQRPEIFDKDLLSRCLVGSFSDAKKLPTLSDIRRWATNKWSNIPSIQMYEMHGSKFLFEFPSRKMADHIKMREWRWRNKLLMLEWWSPTVGCYPADAKLDWVWVRLLGIPLHLWSQKIFKLIGDRCGGWIETEEETSIRNHLKWARIKVKGPFDRIPRVIEMEKNGIIFSVPTWCESQATWCSVDSTSEKFEISRGPNPRNTTMGLESKIHVAQESCDIEVGPSFKKGSHAIAESSNGPSKIQSPPISFTKPIPTFTKSPNLGIKNRFSVLYPWDRPDPMLEELYAIHNSMDIVVLEDLSETEDPPRLLDAIENLALHGGFEEEGQALGGGEIIPFSSLPKNSVQLSEYEDKDAWFVDEAKPLDSQFLEAEMEASLWVHKNVLKMSKAYGVNF, from the coding sequence ATGGAGGCATTTAAAACCGATAAGTGGGAGGCAAAAGGAACCTCGACGCCGTCTGCACAAACCCCTTTTGGTCAACGAGTTACTGTTCAAAGGCCTGAAATTTTTGATAAGGATTTACTAAGCAGATGTTTGGTTGGCAGCTTCAGTGATGCGAAGAAATTGCCCACTCTCTCCGACATCAGGAGATGGGCCACTAATAAATGGAGCAATATCCCTAGCATACAGATGTACGAAATGCATGGCTCAAAATTCTTGTTCGAGTTTCCGTCAAGAAAAATGGCAGACCATATCAAAATGAGGGAATGGAGATGGAGGAACAAATTGTTGATGCTTGAATGGTGGTCGCCTACAGTAGGTTGCTACCCGGCTGATGCAAAGCTGGACTGGGTTTGGGTGAGATTACTGGGgattcctcttcatctttggtccCAGAAAATCTTCAAGCTAATTGGGGATAGATGTGGGGGATGGATTGAAACAGAGGAGGAAACTTCTATTAGGAATCATTTAAAATGGGCTCGAATCAAAGTGAAGGGCCCATTCGACAGAATCCCAAGAGTCATAGAGATGGAGAAAAATGGCATAATTTTCTCTGTGCCGACCTGGTGTGAATCGCAGGCGACATGGTGCAGTGTTGATAGTACATCAGAGAAATTTGAAATTTCTAGGGGTCCTAACCCTAGAAATACAACTATGGGTCTGGAAAGTAAGATACACGTGGCTCAAGAGTCATGTGACATTGAGGTGGGGCCTTCTTTTAAAAAAGGTTCACATGCTATTGCTGAGTCATCTAATGGGCCTAGTAAAATTCAAAGTCCCCCTATTTCTTTCACTAAGCCCATCCCCACTTTTACTAAAAGCCCAAATCTAGGAATAAAAAACAGATTCTCAGTTCTCTACCCATGGGACAGACCCGACCCAATGTTGGAAGAACTCTATGCAATTCATAACTCAATGGACATTGTTGTATTAGAAGACCTATCTGAAACAGAAGACCCACCACGTCTCTTAGATGCAATAGAGAATTTGGCTTTGCatggtggattcgaagaagaagGCCAAGCTTTAGGGGGTGGCGAAATCATTCCCTTCTCTTCTCTACCCAAGAATTCCGTACAATTGTCAGAATATGAAGATAAAGATGCATGGTTTGTTGATGAAGCAAAACCCTTGGACTCTCAATTTCTAGAGGCGGAGATGGAAGCTTCCTTATGGGTGCACAAAAATGTTTTGAAGATGAGCAAAGCATACGGAGTGAACTTCTAG
- the LOC104221413 gene encoding uncharacterized protein — MKIDKRKLEIREETALKIVSTPKKKKGSMEVQNLVKIISWNVRGLNRRDKRSIVNSLFESWKADIYCLQESKLEGDVQSFVKQIWGFRWVIFGCLEASGSRGGILVLWDSRSWKGEVINVGSYSITVKFDAQAYNFSWHLIGVYAPHCRPERRNVWWEVAASRRSFDGPWVVCGDFNVTRFMEERRDISIISRAMTEFSNFIENLELLDPPLLGGVFTWTRSNNSHIASRLDRFLFSFDWDESLGT; from the exons ATGAAAATCGATAAGCGCAAATTAGAGATAAGAGAAGAAACTGCTTTAAAGATAGTGTCGACtccaaaaaagaagaaggggagCATGGAAGTTCAGAATCTG GTAAAAATTATTTCTTGGAATGTGAGGGGATTGAACAGAAGGGATAAAAGATCTATTGTCAACTCTCTATTTGAGAGTTGGAAGGCAGATATTTACTGCTTACAAGAATCGAAATTGGAAGGAGATGTGCAGAGTTTTGTGAAACAAATTTGGGGGTTCAGATGGGTCATATTTGGTTGTCTGGAAGCTAGTGGTAGTAGAGGGGGTATCTTGGTTCTTTGGGACAGTAGATCCTGGAAAGGGGAGGTGATTAATGTAGGTAGCTATTCTATCACTGTTAAGTTTGATGCTCAGGCCTATAATTTCTCTTGGCACTTGATTGGAGTTTACGCTCCGCACTGTAGACCTGAAAGAAGGAATGTGTGGTGGGAAGTTGCTGCTTCCAGGAGATCTTTTGACGGTCCATGGGTTGTTTGCGGAGATTTCAATGTCACTAGGTTTATGGAGGAAAGAAGGGACATCAGCATCATATCAAGAGCCATGACTGAGTTCTCCAATTTCATTGAGAACCTTGAGCTCCTCGACCCTCCGCTTTTAGGGGGAGTGTTTACATGGACCAGGAGCAACAATTCTCATATTGCTTCTAGATTGGACAGATTTTTGTTCTCCTTTGATTGGGATGAGAGTTTAGGAACATAA